The following proteins are co-located in the Solanum pennellii chromosome 1, SPENNV200 genome:
- the LOC107008471 gene encoding probable pectin methylesterase CGR3, with protein sequence MSRRPTRRFADAGSIPFVGSLHPKSRPSPLLSLGLVVGALLIIGYVYHSSGGRSAADAFSRLEGGTSCTAELHRALPVLKKAYGDNMRKVLHVGPDTCSVVSNLLKEEDTEAWGIEPYDLDETDSNCKALVHKGIVRVADIKFPLPYRSKSFSLVIVSDAVDYLSPRYLNRTLPELARVAADGLVILSGYPGQQKVKGAELSKFGRPAKLRSSSWWIRFFIQTSLEENEPATKKFEQAAAKRSYKPACQVFHLKPLL encoded by the exons ATGTCAAGAAGGCCAACTCGCCGCTTTGCAGATGCTGGTAGTATTCCATTTGTGGGCTCCTTGCACCCCAAATCACGTCCATCTCCTTTATTGTCCTTAGGACTTGTTGTG GGTGCATTGCTGATCATTGGTTACGTATATCATAGTTCAG GTGGAAGAAGTGCAGCAGATGCTTTTAGCAGACTTGAAG GTGGTACTTCATGCACAGCGGAGCTTCACAGAGCATTACCTGTACTGAAGAAAGCATATGGGGATAACATGCGGAAAGTGTTGCACGTAGGCCCTGACACTTGTTCAGTGGTCTCTAATCTATTAAAAGAAGAGGATACTGAAGCTTGGGGCATTGAACCATATGATTTAGATGAAACTGATAGCAACTGCAAGGCTCTTGTTCACAAAGGGATTGTTCGAGTAGCCGATATTAAGTTTCCTCTCCCCTACCGTTCAAAGTCGTTCTCTCTAGTCATAGTATCTGATGCAGTGGATTACTTGTCTCCAAGATACCTTAACAGAACTCTTCCAGAGTTGGCAAGGGTGGCTGCTGATGGTTTAGTTATTTTATCTG GTTACCCTGGTCAGCAAAAGGTTAAAGGGGCGGAGCTGTCAAAATTTGGCCGGCCA GCCAAATTGCGGAGCTCATCCTGGTGGATTAGATTTTTCATTCAAACCAGCTTAGAAGAGAATGAACCTGCAACTAAGAAATTTGAACAAGCAGCAGCCAAGAGGTCTTACAAGCCAGCCTGCCAAGTTTTCCACCTCAAGCCACTTCTTTGA
- the LOC107011773 gene encoding protein trichome birefringence-like 13, with protein sequence MANQWKRLKQPSSLSLSPSFLFLSLLSFASLFLFFFIFNTSHQTNSVKNKVLYSNSCNFTDGQWIYDPSINSPRYDNTCKEIYKGWSCIGSKKSNALDIVKWRWKPYQCDLPQFDPLSFLHRFRDTNIGFVGDSLNRNMFVSLFCTLKQASGDVKKWRPAGADRGFTFLKYNLTISYHRTNLLARYGRWSANANGGVLESLGYKEGYRVDVDVPEGTWAEAPRFHDILIFNTGHWWWAPSKFDPVKSPMLFFEKGNPVVPPQSPDRGLDMVLKHMISYLDKRMRPGTTVFMRTQSPRHFEGGDWDQGGSCQRSQPLSPQEVEELFSIQNNGTNVEARLVNQHLYRAFEGTKFHILDISHLSEFRADAHPSTAGGKKHDDCMHWCLPGLTDIWNDLFVAYLNNIEDRT encoded by the exons ATGGCCAATCAATGGAAGAGACTGAAGCAGCCTTCTTCATTATCACTCTCTCCCTCTtttctatttctctctcttctcAGCTTCGCTTCTCTCTTCCTCTTTTTCTTTATCTTCAACACCTCACATCAAACCAATTCGGTGAAGAACAAAGTGTTATACTCCAACTCGTGTAACTTCACCGACGGACAATGGATTTACGATCCGAGTATCAACTCCCCGCGCTATGATAACACTTGTAAGGAGATCTATAAAGGATGGAGTTGTATTGGCAGCAAAAAATCAAATGCGCTTGACATTGTTAAGTGGCGTTGGAAACCCTATCAATGTGATCTACCTCAATTCGATCCTCTCTCTTTCCTTCACCGCTTCAGAGACACCAATATCG GGTTTGTTGGGGACTCCTTAAACAGAAACATGTTTGTTTCACTTTTCTGCACTTTAAAGCAGGCGTCAGGCGATGTCAAAAAGTGGCGCCCTGCTGGAGCTGATCGTGGTTTTACCTTTCTGAAGTATAACCTTACTATCTCATATCATCGGACAAATCTATTGGCTCGTTATGGTAG GTGGTCAGCCAATGCCAATGGAGGGGTACTGGAATCTCTAGGATATAAGGAGGGTTATAGAGTTGATGTTGATGTACCAGAAGGAACATGGGCGGAAGCGCCAAGGTTCCACGACATTCTCATCTTTAACACGGGTCACTG GTGGTGGGCTCCTTCAAAGTTTGATCCAGTAAAGTCACCCATGCTTTTCTTTGAAAAGGGCAATCCTGTGGTGCCTCCACAGTCTCCCGATAGGGGGCTTGATATGGTATTAAAGCATATG ATATCTTATTTGGACAAAAGGATGCGACCTGGAACCACGGTGTTCATGCGAACACAATCTCCAAGGCATTTTGAAGGAGGTGACTGGGACCAAGGTGGCTCTTGCCAGCGGTCGCAGCCTCTCTCACCTCAAGAG GTGGAGGAACTCTTTTCCATTCAAAATAACGGAACAAATGTGGAGGCTCGCCTTGTGAATCAGCATCTATACAGGGCCTTTGAAGGTACTAAATTTCATATACTAGACATATCTCATTTGAGTGAGTTTAGAGCCGATGCCCATCCGTCTACAGCAGGTGGGAAGAAACATGATGATTGCATGCACTGGTGTTTACCAGGACTTACAGATATTTGGAATGACTTGTTTGTAGCATATTTAAACAATATTGAAGATAGGACCTAA
- the LOC107015021 gene encoding pathogenesis-related protein 1A-like, whose product MEMSKLSTFVVFLVLGLAHSSLAQNLPQDIVVVHNKARAEVGVPLPPLKWNDTLAAYAHEYATTRLGECTLVHSDSPYGENLAMGSGDFTAVQAVNLWVGEKKNYDYASNTCREGMCGHYTQVVWKNTQQVGCARLKCSNGEWWFVSCNYYPPGNYIGEKPY is encoded by the coding sequence ATGGAGATGTCAAAGCTTTCAACTTTTGTTGTGTTCTTGGTTTTAGGCTTAGCCCATTCTTCATTGGCCCAAAATTTGCCCCAAGACATTGTTGTAGTCCACAACAAGGCCCGTGCTGAAGTTGGTGTGCCACTTCCACCCCTAAAATGGAACGATACGCTTGCTGCTTATGCCCATGAATATGCCACCACTAGATTAGGTGAATGCACATTGGTGCATTCAGATTCACCCTATGGTGAAAATCTTGCAATGGGCTCCGGGGATTTTACCGCGGTGCAGGCAGTTAATTTGTGGGTGGGAGAGAAAAAGAACTACGATTATGCATCTAACACTTGTAGAGAAGGTATGTGCGGACATTATACTCAAGTTGTTTGGAAAAATACCCAACAAGTTGGATGCGCTAGATTGAAATGCTCGAATGGTGAATGGTGGTTTGTGTCATGCAACTATTACCCACCTGGAAATTACATCGGCGAGAAACCTTATTAA